The following coding sequences lie in one Sesamum indicum cultivar Zhongzhi No. 13 linkage group LG9, S_indicum_v1.0, whole genome shotgun sequence genomic window:
- the LOC105171075 gene encoding DNA damage-repair/toleration protein DRT100, which yields MATTFFYNILFVTLLYLISVSNACPPSERAALLAFKAALREPYLGVLSSWKGKDCCHNWYGVSCDPTIHRVTSIDLRGRSEDPIFAKAHRTGYMTGSISPAICRLTRLSSLTIAEWNGISGPIPPCIASLSALRILDLTGNKLTGEVPSEIGRLRRLAVLNLADNQISGIIPQSLTNLSSLTHLDLANNKISGSIPKNFGRLRMLSRALLSQNNLIGPIPISISQINRLSDLDLSLNQLSGPIPASLGKMAVLSTLNLDGNKISSPIPPSLISSRISILNLSRNAIEGSIPDAFGPRSYFSVMDLSYNKLRGGIPKTITSAAFIGHLDISHDHLCGPIPPGSPLDHLEASSFVYNDCLCGKPLKAC from the coding sequence ATGGCTACCACCTTCTTCTACAATATATTATTCGTCACACTTCTGTATCTAATTTCTGTATCTAATGCCTGCCCGCCGTCCGAGAGGGCAGCTCTCCTAGCCTTCAAGGCTGCCCTACGCGAACCTTACTTGGGCGTTCTCAGCTCCTGGAAAGGCAAAGACTGCTGTCACAACTGGTATGGTGTCAGTTGCGACCCGACTATTCACCGGGTCACCAGCATCGATCTCCGGGGCAGGTCCGAGGACCCCATTTTCGCGAAGGCCCATCGAACCGGGTACATGACCGGGTCCATTTCACCGGCCATTTGCCGGCTGACTCGACTTTCGAGCCTGACGATCGCTGAATGGAACGGCATTTCCGGGCCAATCCCACCTTGCATTGCTTCGTTGTCTGCTCTCCGGATCCTCGACTTGACCGGAAACAAACTCACCGGAGAAGTTCCATCCGAGATCGGACGATTGCGGCGGCTCGCCGTTCTGAACTTGGCAGATAACCAGATTTCAGGGATTATACCACAGTCACTGACAAACCTATCATCTTTAACGCATCTAGATCTCGCGAACAACAAAATTTCAGGGTCTATTCCGAAAAATTTCGGCAGATTGAGAATGTTGAGTCGGGCTTTACTCAGCCAGAACAATTTAATCGGGCCGATTCCCATTTCAATCTCGCAGATCAACAGACTTTCGGATCTGGACCTTTCTCTAAACCAACTCTCCGGCCCGATACCGGCTTCGTTAGGTAAGATGGCAGTTCTCAGCACATTAAATCTGGACGGGAACAAAATCTCCAGCCCGATTCCACCATCTCTGATTAGTTCGCGCATTAGCATACTGAACTTGAGCAGGAACGCCATAGAAGGTTCCATCCCAGATGCTTTCGGGCCGAGATCGTATTTTTCGGTGATGGATCTATCGTATAACAAGCTAAGGGGAGGGATTCCAAAAACTATAACTTCGGCGGCGTTTATCGGGCACCTTGATATCAGCCACGACCATCTCTGCGGCCCGATTCCGCCGGGTTCGCCCTTGGATCATCTTGAAGCGTCGTCGTTTGTTTACAATGATTGTCTCTGTGGGAAGCCCCTTAAAGCTTGTTGA
- the LOC105171077 gene encoding uncharacterized protein LOC105171077 gives MPMDASPYSSSSSDSSRFSSSPAKPSSSPLVLSIHCLNGTSKADEWTGSLLQTGDIVEEIRIGNMILKSPFKNGKSGVQKILNTSFKQKETSIQVRVRRGSDDFAELQACIVPGDQFFGRRQYVLRAINDPNYAVGFLDRTESECLNLQASRAIRMVTTLERTPLQDGYVSYPWERKLHETLLVPNSSSFYSILFLPKVSDRAGSHYNDLEDTLARAHAWINASQESGAPVVFMNIQTESLLTKISGDTASATVNASSLSDLSNLANTSLYGFEDYHGVXXXXSPLAGEIPVEIKIKDTDTKLGFAISRTEEGFIYISSVIQGNDDVPSARSGLSNLHEQATGAHRLLVVSRISNQKVLPWMVSPTGAIKCFDTVSLSQKLSLHRHARVPIIMHLFLWDRRANLDNVGRIRQRAASTGPPSDEIRLGQAVDEDDRETTEGESGESGGSDGPAIMLGRDTAGEVSFRFHDFTIKNNWL, from the exons ATGCCAATGGATGCATCACCCTACTCATCCTCTTCATCAGACAGCTCCCGCTTCTCTTCTTCACCCGCAAAACCCTCCTCCTCCCCCCTCGTCCTCTCCATCCACTGCTTAAACGGCACCTCCAAAGCCGACGAGTGGACCGGCAGCTTGCTCCAGACTGGCGACATAGTCGAGGAGATCAGAATCGGCAACATGATCCTAAAATCTCCCTTCAAGAACGGCAAATCCGGCGTCCAGAAGATCCTAAACACTTCCTTCAAGCAGAAGGAGACCTCCATTCAAGTCCGGGTCAGGAGGGGCTCCGACGACTTCGCGGAACTGCAGGCGTGTATTGTCCCCGGCGACCAGTTCTTCGGCCGGAGGCAGTACGTTTTGCGGGCCATTAACGACCCGAATTACGCCGTCGGGTTTCTTGATCGGACGGAGAGCGAGTGCTTGAATTTGCAAG CTTCCAGGGCCATAAGGATGGTTACTACTCTGGAAAGAACTCCACTTCAAGACGGATACGTCTCGTATCCGTGGGAGAGAAAGCTGCACGAGACGCTGTTGGTCCCCAATTCAAGCAGCTTTTACTCCATTCTCTTCTTGCCTAAAGTTTCCGACAGAGCTGGTTCTCATTACAATGATCTTGAGGACACTCTTGCACGAGCCCATGCTTGGATTAATGCTTCTCAGGAATCAGGGGCTCCCGTTGTCTTCATGAACATTCAGACAGAATCACTTCTTACCAAG ATATCTGGAGATACTGCATCTGCCACGGTGAATGCTAGCTCACTCTCGGACTTGTCGAATCTTGCAAACACAAGCCTGTACGGTTTTGAGGACTACCATGGTGTCGANNNNNNNNNNTCCCCACTCGCAGGGGAAATCCCGGTCGAGATTAAGATCAAAGACACAGACACGAAGCTTGGTTTTGCCATCAGCAGAACAGAAGAG GGATTCATTTACATATCATCAGTCATTCAGGGCAATGATGACGTGCCCTCAGCTCGATCAGGTCTGAGCAATCTCCACGAGCAGGCAACCGGAGCCCACCGGCTGCTGGTGGTGTCCCGAATCTCAAACCAAAAAGTGCTGCCTTGGATGGTTTCTCCAACGGGTGCCATCAAATGCTTCGACACCGTTTCACTGAGTCAGAAGCTCTCTCTGCACCGCCACGCCAGGGTGCCCATTATCATGCACCTGTTCCTTTGGGACAGAAGAGCAAACTTGGACAATGTGGGCAGAATCAGGCAAAGAGCAGCATCCACCGGCCCGCCATCGGATGAGATTCGTTTGGGACAGGCGGTGGATGAAGATGATAGGGAAACAACTGAGGGAGAATCAGGTGAGAGCGGAGGGAGTGATGGGCCGGCGATCATGCTGGGAAGGGATACTGCTGGAGAGGTTTCTTTCCGTTTCCATGATTTTACAATTAAGAACAATTGGTTGTGA
- the LOC105171166 gene encoding transcription factor bHLH130-like: MSRFQQQQQQQFPQNMQTGGAGLTRYRSAPSSYFSSFLNATASDGGFGAEDFEQLFSPNVTTLQSQRKSQPQQQLRRQQSNDFSSVMYQNPNSDAANSATGSSYTRQLGDTVLNRGAAPVKMEGGGDGSSNLIRHSSSPAGLFDDINIENEFGAMRDYGNFGAGSLANAEASFSSTSRFKTETRFSSRNSSITPGDGQFDQDRGNDGDYIPGFPMNPWDLSDDFLKGLVDNDSKTFPKANDSDDQNNEGGNRSTTPLSRHLSLPTSSAELSAMEKLLQDSVPCKIRAKRGCATHPRSIAERVRRTKISERMRKLQELVPNMEKQTNTADMLDLAVDYIKDLQRQVQTLSDRHVRCSCSPGTKL, encoded by the exons ATGAGTCGTtttcagcagcagcagcagcagcaatttCCTCAAAATATGCAGACGGGCGGCGCTGGATTGACGCGCTATCGATCCGCCCCGAGTTCTTATTTTTCCAGCTTCCTGAACGCTACAGCCAGCGACGGTGGATTTGGAGCGGAGGATTTTGAGCAGCTTTTCAGCCCGAATGTGACGACTCTGCAATCACAGCGGAAGTCGCAGCCTCAGCAGCAGCTGCGCAGGCAGCAGAGCAACGACTTTTCTTCGGTGATGTATCAGAATCCTAACTCTGATGCTGCGAATTCCGCTACGGGCAGTTCTTACACCAGACAGTTAGGTGACACGGTCTTGAATCGTGGGGCGGCGCCGGTGAAGATGGAAGGCGGCGGTGATGGCAGTTCTAATCTCATTCGGCATAGCAGTTCGCCAGCTGGACTATTTGACGACATAAACATCGAAAAtg AGTTTGGTGCAATGAGGGATTACGGGAATTTTGGAGCTGGTAGTCTTGCTAATGCAGAAGCATCATTTTCCTCCACGAGCAGGTTCAAGACTGAAACAAGATTTTCGTCGAGGAACTCCTCAATAACTCCTGGTGACGGACAATTCGACCAAGATCGTGGTAACGATGGCGACTACATCCCAGGTTTCCCGATGAATCCTTGGGACTTGTCCGATGATTTCCTTAAAGGGCTGGTGGACAATGACAGCAAAACATTTCCAAAAGCAAACGACTCAGACGATCAG AACAATGAAGGTGGAAACCGGTCCACGACACCATTATCTCGCCACCTGAGTTTGCCAACAAGTTCGGCAGAGTTATCAGCCATGGAGAAACTTTTGCAAGATTCAGTGCCCTGTAAGATTAGAGCCAAAAGGGGTTGTGCTACTCACCCTCGCAGCATTGCTGAAAGG GTGAGAAGAACGAAGATTAGTGAGCGAATGAGGAAACTGCAAGAACTTGTCCCGAACATGGAGAAG CAAACCAATACAGCTGATATGTTGGATTTGGCTGTCGATTACATTAAGGATCTTCAAAGACAAGTCCAG ACGCTTTCTGATAGGCATGTGAGATGTTCTTGCTCGCCCGGAACGAAACTGTAG
- the LOC105171076 gene encoding uncharacterized protein LOC105171076 yields the protein MEETDEQESAFLPPALVSLTPFTPSVSPSPRRLSSCFTHPSKPVRAKRQLAWVSLQGRLVGAEEATSAKTIGRNGGFTAKEAAAWELFTPIQRVLVVAIVAAAAINSRKNKQISKLRKSVELRDQVLLSMQQKLDNLCQQMNYFKDQPDVATVVDISVTKWTDCGCKPCQHHKLPPNHASENASAKEPKGDEVFKYPLADVVEPEERRMSDLSDWAPSVTSSVDIQLDTLAIEHDISSLQKESEHKDVTSNKLSTFIQSSEAFGPKRIKELEDLVRRKNMIINKLRKDIVILEQKVMSLTRLRKPLFSSANSNMKQLPVMAENVLYDMDSTTSPSSSDSDTSPRNRTQPVAVKSQGISIQSNEKTSMGDQKVHAQFKRSTFAEQRQKSRATSPLKERSLNHTPNAVPALKPKHSSSGENRSRTRPAARSREATALKRWM from the exons ATGGAAGAAACAGACGAGCAGGAATCCGCCTTTCTGCCCCCTGCGCTCGTCTCTCTAACCCCATTCACACCCTCAGTTTCTCCGTCGCCCCGCCGCCTCTCCAGCTGCTTTACCCACCCCTCTAAGCCGGTGAGAGCCAAAAGGCAGCTGGCTTGGGTGTCGCTCCAGGGCCGGCTTGTCGGAGCCGAGGAAGCCACCTCCGCTAAAACCATCGGTAGAAACGGCGGGTTCACCGCTAAAGAGGCGGCGGCATGGGAGCTGTTCACACCAATTCAACGTGTTCTGGTTGTGGCTATTGTCGCGGCGGCAGCTATTAATTCGAGGAAGAATAAGCAGATCTCGAAGCTCCGAAAATCAGTTGAACTTAGG GACCAAGTGCTCCTCAGCATGCAACAGAAGCTGGACAATCTATGCCAGCAGATGAATTACTTCAAGGATCAGCCTGACGTTGCGACTGTAGTGGATATCTCTGTCACAAAATGGACAGACTGCGGTTGTAAGCCATGCCAACATCATAAACTGCCACCAAACCATGCCTCG GAAAATGCTTCAGCCAAAGAACCGAAAGGAGATGAGGTATTTAAATATCCACTTGCTGATGTGGTTGAACCAGAGGAGCGCCGCATGTCTGACTTGTCAGATTGGGCTCCCAGTGTTACTTCTTCTGTTGATATTCAG TTGGATACTTTGGCAATTGAACATGATATCAGTAGCCTGCAGAAGGAATCCGAACACAAGGATGTCACCAGTAACAAGTTGTCTACTTTCATTCAGTCGTCGGAAGCTTTTGGTCCAAAG AGGATCAAAGAATTGGAAGATCTCGTTCGGAGGAAGAATATGATCATCAACAAACTGCGCAAGGACATAGTGATTCTGGAACAGAAG GTGATGAGCCTAACGCGGCTACGGAAACCATTGTTCTCATCTGCAAATTCAAACATGAAGCAGCTTCCTGTTATGGCAGAAAACGTGCTTTACGACATGGACAGTACGACCAGTCCTTCTTCTTCCGATTCAGACACCTCTCCTAGGAACCGAACACAACCTGTGGCAGTCAAAAGTCAAGGAATATCGATCCAGAGTAACGAGAAAACTTCAATGGGAGATCAGAAAGTACATGCTCAGTTCAAGAGGTCTACGTTTGCAGAGCAACGACAGAAATCACGCGCGACAAGTCCTCTGAAAGAGAGATCGCTGAATCACACACCCAATGCAGTTCCCGCATTGAAACCAAAGCATAGTTCCAGTGGAGAAAATCGAAGCCGGACGAGACCTGCTGCCAGGTCCAGGGAAGCAACTGCTCTAAAGAGATGGATGTAG
- the LOC105171074 gene encoding pre-mRNA-splicing factor CWC22 homolog, with protein sequence MARRHSSSSSDSEELEKEVRHHRERRREKNDDESREKAGRRREEEGNHGSRDSNPGRDSGRDDMRLRNERDDEINENGHRSRKDDGGRERKLRHDEAGGEDYRKAERRRHRDYGGEDDKIDHKERDGKREADDENNRKAERRGHRDYGGEDDKIGHKERDGERDSYPDTKRDRRDRDRRSEWGREGDDERAEYRAREDHYKKYDSRDDDRKERRRDRERERDRRNKDDDKDKRRREKNTNGSEVENTGLNKKGDGNDVPKVIKPVGNVAVDEVANLGRSGGVYIPPFKLARMMKDIQDKNSVEYQRMTWDALRKSINGLVNKVNATNIKNIIPELFAENLIRGRGLFCRSCMKSQMASPGFTDVFAALVAVVNTKFPEVGDLLLRRIILQLQRAYKRNDKPQLLAAVKFIAHLVNQQVVHELIALELLTLLLEKPTDDSVEVAVGFVTECGSMLQDLSPRGLHGIFERFRGILHEGEIDKRVQFLIEGLFALRKAKFQGYPAVRPELDLVEQEDQLTHEVSLLDEIDPEITLDIFKPDPQFPDNEKRYEELKKQILGEESDDDADSDADADADSDDEDDEESEDEEEEEQMKIKDETETNLINLRRTIYLTIMSSVDFEEAGHKLLKIKLEPGQEMELCIMLLECCSQERTYLRYYGLLGQRFCMINKVYQENFEKCFVQQYSMIHRLETNKLRNVAKFFAHLLGTDALPWHVLAYIRLTEEDTTSSSRIFIKILFQELSEHLGIRLLNERLSDPAMQDSFESIFPRDNPKNTRFSINFFTSIGLGGITENLREYLKNMPRLIMQQQKAAPESASESGSSSSDSEGSGSESGSSSSESSDSESETDSEDRRRKKRRRN encoded by the exons ATGGCTCGGAGGCATTCTAGCAGCAGTTCAGACAGCGAAGAATTGGAGAAAGAAGTCAGACACCACAGGGAGAGGAGGAGAGAAAAAAACGATGATGAAAGCAGAGAAAAAGCGGGTAGAAGGAGGGAGGAAGAAGGGAACCATGGAAGTAGGGATTCGAATCCGGGTCGAGATTCTGGAAGAGATGATATGAGATTGAGAAACGAGCGAGATGATGAGATTAATGAGAATGGACATAGGAGTAGGAAAGACGACGGTGGTAGGGAGAGAAAATTGCGGCATGATGAAGCGGGTGGTGAGGATTATAGAAAAGCTGAACGGCGGAGGCACAGAGATTATGGTGGTGAAGATGATAAAATTGACCATAAAGAAAGGGATGGGAAGCGTGAAGCAGATGATGAGAACAATAGGAAAGCTGAACGGCGGGGGCACAGAGATTATGGTGGTGAAGATGATAAAATTGGCCATAAAGAGAGGGATGGGGAGCGGGATTCATATCCAGATACGAAGAGAGACAGACGGGATAGAGACCGAAGAAGTGAGTGGGGACGTGAGGGTGATGATGAGAGAGCGGAGTACAGAGCCAGGGAGGATCACTATAAGAAGTACGATAGCAGAGACGATGATAGGAAAGAGCGACGAAGGGATAGAGAGCGAGAAAGAGATAGACGCAATAAGGATGATGATAAAGATAAGaggagaagagagaagaataCGAATGGAAGTGAAGTAGAGAATACGGGTTTGAATAAAAAAGGAGATGGAAATGATGTCCCAAAAGTGATAAAGCCGGTTGGGAATGTGGCAGTAGACGAGGTTGCAAATTTGGGGAGGAGTGGTGGAGTATATATTCCACCATTTAAGCTAGCTAGAATGATGAAAGATATCCAGGACAAAAACAGCGTTGAGTATCAACGAATGACATGGGATGCTTTGAGAAAGAGTATTAATGGGTTGGTGAATAAAGTTAATGCAACGAACATTAAGAATATCATACCTGAGTTGTTTGCTGAGAACTTGATACGAGGGAGGGGTCTATTTTGCCGGTCATGTATGAAGTCTCAAATGGCTTCTCCAGGTTTCACTGATGTATTTGCAGCACTGGTTGCTGTTGTAAACACCAAATTCCCTGAAGTTGGTGATCTTTTGTTGCGCAGGATAATACTGCAGCTTCAGAGGGCATATAAGCGCAATGATAAG CCGCAACTACTTGCTGCAGTCAAATTCATTGCACACCTGGTGAACCAGCAGGTTGTCCACGAGCTTATTGCTCTTGAGCTGCTGACATTACTGCTGGAAAAGCCAACTGATGATAGCGTTGAAGTGGCTGTTGGCTTTGTTACAGAGTGTGGAAGCATGCTCCAGGACCTTTCTCCTCGAGGACTGCATG GTATCTTCGAGCGATTTCGTGGAATCCTTCATGAAGGAGAAATAGATAAACGTGTTCAGTTTTTAATTGAAGGCCTCTTTGCACTGCGAAAAGCTAAGTTCCAG GGGTATCCTGCTGTTCGTCCGGAGTTGGATCTAGTGGAGCAGGAAGACCAATTGACTCATGAAGTCTCCCTTCTTGATGAGATAGATCCTGAGATTACTTTAG ATATCTTCAAGCCGGATCCCCAGTTCCCCGATAATGAGAAGCGATACGAAGAACTGAAGAAGCAAATACTAGGTGAAGAATCTGATGATGATGCAGATTCAGATGCAGATGCAGATGCAGATTCagatgatgaggatgatgaagaGTCTGAGgatgaggaagaggaagaacaGATGAAAATAAAGGATGAGACAGAGACAAATTTGATCAATCTTCGAAGAACTATCTATTTGACAATTATGTCTAGCGTTGATTTCGAGGAAGCCGGGCATAAactattgaaaataaaactgGAGCCCGGCCAGGAG ATGGAATTATGTATTATGCTGTTGGAGTGTTGCAGTCAGGAGAGAACTTACCTCCGCTATTATGGACTTCTTGGGCAGCGGTTTTGTATGATAAACAAGGTTTATCAGGAGAACTTTGAGAAGTGTTTTGTTCAGCAGTATTCAATGATCCACCGACTGGAGACTAATAAACTGCGGAATGTGGCGAAGTTCTTCGCTCATTTACTTGGCACCGACGCATTGCCTTGGCATGTTTTGGCCTATATACGGTTGACTGAAGAGGATACGACTTCTTCTTCCcgtattttcatcaaaattctcTTCCAG GAATTGTCGGAGCACCTTGGAATTCGCTTGCTTAATGAACGTCTCAGCGATCCTGCCATGCAAGACTCTTTTGAGTCTATTTTTCCCAGGGATAACCCCAAAAACACTAGGTTCTCCATCAACTTCTTCACTTCAATTGGGCTCGGCGGTATCACTGAAAACCTACGTGAGTATCTAAAGAATATGCCTAGGCTCATCATGCAACAGCAGAAGGCTGCCCCTGAGTCAGCTTCTGAATCTGGTAGTTCAAGTTCTGATTCGGAAGGCTCTGGATCTGAATCTGGATCATCAAGTTCAGAATCGAGCGATAGTGAAAGCGAGACGGATAGTGAAGATAGACGCAGAAAAAAGAGGAGAAGAAACTAA
- the LOC105171073 gene encoding serine/threonine-protein kinase UCNL, with protein sequence MSHPFSVSNSKISSMDGNKTPPELEITKLRATEILGKGAMGTVFLVHENSRDQPFALKVVEKSSHDHHQANRRARHEISVLRRLSASHQPFLPHLIGSSENEDFVCWAIPFCPGGDLNVLRYRQNDQVFSPAVIRFYLAEIISAIEHLHAQGIVYRDLKPENILVQQSGHVTLTDFDLSRDLAPRKSGDVNFHSDPEEEKGAKRHSQISKLTRFVTLKRGKRAFSSKNPLKKAKSARVSPVSRTNANHFLTNERSNSFVGTEEYVAPEVIRGEGHEFAVDWWALGVLCYEMMYGTTPFKGKNRKETFRKILLTEPKFIGKPNALTDLIRKLLAKDPTRRLGYRRGAAEIKEHEFFRGLRWDLITPPLRPPFLPSREEAEVKGGGVDIWEYYEKVNPPRSPLWSPSPDNSRRNVSLTEF encoded by the coding sequence ATGTCTCATCCATTCTCAGTCTCCAACTCCAAAATTAGTAGTATGGATGGCAATAAAACTCCGCCGGAGCTGGAGATTACCAAGCTACGCGCCACCGAGATACTCGGCAAAGGCGCCATGGGCACAGTCTTCCTTGTTCATGAAAACTCCCGTGATCAACCCTTTGCCCTCAAGGTGGTGGAAAAATCTTCCCATGATCACCACCAAGCCAACCGCCGCGCCCGCCACGAAATCTCTGTCCTCCGCCGTCTCTCTGCGTCCCACCAACCATTCCTGCCCCATCTCATTGGCTCCTCCGAAAATGAAGACTTCGTCTGCTGGGCAATTCCCTTCTGCCCCGGCGGCGACCTCAATGTTCTCCGTTACCGCCAAAACGACCAAGTTTTCTCCCCCGCCGTTATCCGCTTCTACTTGGCGGAGATCATCTCCGCCATCGAGCATCTTCACGCTCAAGGCATTGTTTACAGGGACCTCAAGCCCGAAAACATTCTCGTTCAACAGTCGGGCCACGTGACACTCACGGACTTCGACCTCTCTCGTGACCTCGCCCCCAGAAAATCCGGTGATGTAAACTTCCACTCCGATCCTGAGGAAGAAAAGGGGGCGAAGCGCCATTCCCAGATTAGTAAGCTCACGCGCTTTGTTACTCTCAAAAGAGGAAAGCGAGCCTTCAGTAGCAAGAATCCGTTGAAAAAAGCGAAAAGCGCGCGCGTTTCTCCCGTGAGCAGGACGAACGCCAACCATTTTTTGACGAATGAGCGTTCAAATTCTTTCGTCGGCACCGAGGAATACGTGGCGCCGGAGGTTATACGAGGTGAAGGCCATGAATTCGCCGTCGACTGGTGGGCTCTCGGAGTGCTTTGCTACGAAATGATGTACGGGACTACGCCATTTAAGGGGAAGAATCGAAAGGAGACCTTCCGGAAAATACTGTTAACCGAGCCGAAGTTCATCGGAAAACCCAATGCGTTGACGGACTTGATACGAAAGCTGCTTGCAAAGGATCCCACCCGCCGCCTGGGGTACCGAAGGGGAGCGGCGGAGATTAAGGAGCACGAGTTCTTTCGGGGCTTGAGGTGGGATTTGATAACTCCTCCCCTCCGGCCGCCGTTTTTGCCGTCACGTGAAGAGGCAGAGGTAAAAGGAGGTGGAGTGGATATATGGGAGTATTACGAGAAGGTGAATCCTCCGCGGTCGCCGCTGTGGTCACCGTCACCGGATAACAGTCGACGTAACGTCTCATTAACGGAGTTCTGA